In Dryocola sp. LX212, the genomic stretch ATTGTCGGACGGCGAAGGTCGTAGATGAGCATCGATACAGCAAAAGGAAGCTCTCCCTGCTTAAGCTTCTCTTCCTCCTCTGCACCACGATTCCTGTCCAGATATCCAAGCAGCACCAGCAACGCTGTTTGCATCCGGGTCAACGGTTCACCTTCAATAAGATCGTTATTTTCATCGACGACCTTATCGCGACTCCCTTGGATATACGCCAACAGCGCAGCGCTTCCGCCTTGAATTTTTAACGTCAGGTCGGGATCACCGTAATCATCATCGATGCGTAAATGCATCTTCGCTTCTTCAAGCGTAACGAGTTCAATCACGTTTTATCCCTCCCGTCCCGTCCGCGCTTGGTCGCCAGCGTCCAGCCTTTCGATCCATTTTCACCTGGCTTATCTGTCGACTCTTCATCGCAGTGCCACATCGAACCACCCCAGGTGACCGTGTCGCCTCGTTTATACACATCACCAGACTTGAAGACGCCGCGATAAATCAGCGTAGGAAT encodes the following:
- a CDS encoding head-tail connector protein, with the protein product MIELVTLEEAKMHLRIDDDYGDPDLTLKIQGGSAALLAYIQGSRDKVVDENNDLIEGEPLTRMQTALLVLLGYLDRNRGAEEEEKLKQGELPFAVSMLIYDLRRPTII